GCCTGCGCTACTACGGCTACCAGTACGAGCCGCATAGCGAGTTCATGCGTGACTGCCGGGTGTGGTCCGAGAATAGCCTGGCCTACAAGGGGCTGCACTATTTGGAAAGAGCATCGGGGATGAACGCGGACATCCTGTCTACCGGTACCGGCCACATGGTGCAGCGGCTGCAAGCCTGGGGAAGCCGGGCGCAGGTGTACAAGCTGCCGAGCTGCGTGGACGAAGCCAAAATGCAGTTCCGGCCCGCGGGCCGCCAGCGCATCCGCCAGCAGCTGGGCCTGGCCGATGACCGCCCCGTAATTCTGTATTTGGGCAAGTTTGGCGGAATTTATTACGAGCGGGAAGTAGCGGTATTGTTTCGCACGTTTCTGGCGGAGCGGCCCGATTTATTTTTTTTAATCGTGAGCCCCGATACGGCCGATTACGTTCAGAACCTGATGATTGCCGAAGGCCTGCTGCCCCAACAGTTTGCGGTGACGCGCAGCCCTTATGAACAAGTGCCGGACTACATTTCGGCGGCTGATTTTGGTGTGGTGGCCGTGCCTTCGTTTCCCTCCCAGCGCTTTCGCTCACCGATCAAAGTAGGGGAGTACCTGTGCTGCGGGCTACCCTACCTCGTATGCGCGGGCGTTTCAGAAGATGACCGGGTGGCTGAGCAATACGGCGTGGGGGTAGTGGTAAGCGAGTTTAGCACTGCGGAAGCTGCCCGGGTCTGGCCAGGCATCCGGCAACTGCTAGCGGAAGACAAAGAAACGCTAAGAGCCCGTTGCCGGGAAGCAGGCATTGAGTACCGCGGGCTGGCGCAATACCTGCCTACAGCGGAAGGTATTTTTGCTCAACTTTAGGATTTGAGCGGCGCGGCTAAGCGAAGCCGCACCCCAATGCCCCGATATGCCGCGCTGGCGGCTTGCTTGCCCCAGGCATTTTATCTTGCGGCTGTACCTACCCTCTTTGTTGGTTTGAATGCTGCCCGTGCCGTCACCCATTTTTTCCTTCGTTAGCCCCGTGTACCAGGCCGAGGGCTTGGTGGCGGAACTGGTGCGGCGCCTGACCGCGGCGGGGGAGGCGCTGGGCAGCAGCTTCGAAATTGTGCTGGTGGACGACCGCAGCACCGACGGCTCGTGGGCCCGCATCCAGGCGCTGGCCGCCCGTGACCCGCGCGTGCGGGGCCTGCGCCTGAGCCGCAACTTTGGCCAGCACCGGGCCATCACGGCGGGGCTGGAGCAGTGCCGGGGCGAGTGGGTGGTGGTGCTAGATTGCGATTTGCAGGACCGACCGGAAGAAATACCGGCCCTATTTGCCGAGGCCCAGCGCGGGTACGACCTAGTACTGGCCCGGCGCGCGGGCAGGCAAGATGCGTGGCACAAGAAGCTGCTGTCGCGGTTATTTTACCGGCTGCTATCATACCTCACCGAAACACCGCAGGACCCGGCCGTGGCTAATTTTGGCATCTACCACCGCCGCGTGATTGCCGCGGTGCTGGCCATGCGCGAGAGCATCCGCTACTTTCCCACCATGGTGCGCTGGGTGGGATTTCGCACCGGCTACCTCGACGTGACGCACGCCGAGCGCGCCAAAGGCCGCAGCAGCTACGGGCTGGGCCGGCGGCTGCACCTGGGCCTCGACATCCTGCTGGCCAACTCGGACAAGCCCCTGCGTCTGACCATAAAACTGGGGCTGCTGATTTCGAGCGGCGCCTTTTTGCTGGTGCCCATCACCTTGCTGCGCTACTGGGCCGGGCAAATCTACCAGCCCGGCTACACCAGCCTCATTATCTCCATCTGGTTTTTTTCGGGCCTGCTGCTGGCCGTGCTGGGCATGGTGGGCTTGTACATTGGCAAGACGTTCGAGCAAGTGAAAAACCGGCCGTTGTACATTGTGGACGAGGAAGCGGGTGGGCATTAGCACCGGATTGCCCGCTCTTTGTTCGCGTAGGACATTA
This genomic stretch from Hymenobacter sp. PAMC 26628 harbors:
- a CDS encoding glycosyltransferase family 2 protein; translated protein: MLPVPSPIFSFVSPVYQAEGLVAELVRRLTAAGEALGSSFEIVLVDDRSTDGSWARIQALAARDPRVRGLRLSRNFGQHRAITAGLEQCRGEWVVVLDCDLQDRPEEIPALFAEAQRGYDLVLARRAGRQDAWHKKLLSRLFYRLLSYLTETPQDPAVANFGIYHRRVIAAVLAMRESIRYFPTMVRWVGFRTGYLDVTHAERAKGRSSYGLGRRLHLGLDILLANSDKPLRLTIKLGLLISSGAFLLVPITLLRYWAGQIYQPGYTSLIISIWFFSGLLLAVLGMVGLYIGKTFEQVKNRPLYIVDEEAGGH
- a CDS encoding glycosyltransferase, translated to MLLLLQHVGLQQPDLRLHLITYEQDEYALSPDQQRQRHQDFAQYHIHWHPLRWHSGRFKLLKKAYDLAMGIGLVLRLKLFSGARAIVSLGTIAGSFAYLMARLFGLRYYGYQYEPHSEFMRDCRVWSENSLAYKGLHYLERASGMNADILSTGTGHMVQRLQAWGSRAQVYKLPSCVDEAKMQFRPAGRQRIRQQLGLADDRPVILYLGKFGGIYYEREVAVLFRTFLAERPDLFFLIVSPDTADYVQNLMIAEGLLPQQFAVTRSPYEQVPDYISAADFGVVAVPSFPSQRFRSPIKVGEYLCCGLPYLVCAGVSEDDRVAEQYGVGVVVSEFSTAEAARVWPGIRQLLAEDKETLRARCREAGIEYRGLAQYLPTAEGIFAQL